The Raphanus sativus cultivar WK10039 unplaced genomic scaffold, ASM80110v3 Scaffold3286, whole genome shotgun sequence genome segment AGTTTTGAAATGATCACGGAAAGGCTGCAATATGCGTAAAAATCACAGATTaaagttgtccaaaaaaaaaaacatagaagaAACGTTTGCTAATATACTATAACCGTACTCTGTTGTTACAGAAAGAAATACTCACTTGCAGTATCTTATTCAATGCTTTCGACAGAGCGTCCTTCAGATCCTTAGCGTGCAACCGACCGCTCTCGTAGTCAGCGGCAATATCTTCAAAGTTATTGAAGGTCCTGACATTTTTATAGAATTTCATTTAGCAACTTACTGCTAGATAAAACGACAGAGATAATATACGAGAAAATCTAACTAAAGGAAGTATATAATCCTAGCTAATTAGCCTGAGAATAaaccagaaacaaaaaaagaaactcaaaaGGTCtagcaaaaaatattaaaaactcaCTTGTTACCGCCGAACTTTTCATCTCGTTCGACTGTGAACTCACTGAACCACGGTAGGATGATGTATTTGACGTATTCCAGGCATTTGTTACCTTCCACAATTTTCGGAAGGCAGAAAGCTTTCTTTCTTATCTTCCTATTAACTTCAGCCTAGAAGTAATGCTCATTAAACACCATTCAATAACTATAAACTCCTCtctgatttttaaaacttaactaGTGTGGAACTAGCTACTTTACCTCGTCATCGTCCATGAAGATGGCAGATGAAGGATCACTCGTACACATCTTTGTCTGCCCTTGTAGAAGACCAGGAAGCATATCTAAAATACATCACAACTAGGAGATGGTAAGAAACATTTAAAAGATACACACAGGATAACAGATATCAAACAGATATGAGAAATAAATTTACGGTGAGACAAGATGACAGGTTTGTTTCCCCTCTTAGTCTCATCACAGTACTCTCTTGCTAGCAGATTTACTGTTTGCTGATCCATCCCAAGCTGGCAAATATCTGCCTGCACAAGGTTCAGAATACGTTTCGACAGTCAAAAGACAAAAGTTCAATGCACTTGATCAGAGCGGGCCATGGGCCAAAACCGGATGAAACATTCGCTTCATGCCCCAAAAatctttgaaaaatattatatatatgtaggcTCCCAAATTTGTAAAGAGACAAATTCAGACCCCTAAACTATCAAAATCTTTATTAAATCGTCTAGAGCCTCCAAAATCTCATGCACTTGATATGGCATGGATCAGAGGAACAAAGTGTATATAGAAAGTACCTGGAGGAACAAAGGGTCAGCACATTGCATACATACGTACAGAATGTGAGCTGCACTCAGCTCATCTGTCTCACTATGACCCATAATAGGCATACACCTGACAGGAACAAGAAACAAACACATAAAGGTCCCATCATTAATTAACAATTCAGATAGTAGGCAGCGTAAATGAAAACGTGTGTGTGTACCGTTTTATTTTTGCGAGACTGTTTCTGCAGGCAATGTCCATCACAAGAGGCCAGTACTCATCTCCCCTAGCATTAATCTCATCAGACGACCATAAAAACTCTACATTCTTCTCACTGTTCATCCCAGCAGCCTGAAATATCTCCTTGTGATATTCTCCAATGATCCTTATTTTCTTCAGATCACCTCCCAGCTTGTTGTTCATAACCGCAAACCAATCCGCGATCCAAATCTTCACTCGGCAACCAGCAGAAGTCAATTTCTTCACGCTCATGATCTTCATCAGTCCCTGCCAAAAGGTTACAAGTAGTCTCAAGAGTTATTTAACGCGCAACCAGAAGCGAAACAAGGAGATAAATAGTTTATAACTCACCTGAGCAATA includes the following:
- the LOC108821971 gene encoding tyrosine--tRNA ligase 2, cytoplasmic-like isoform X2, whose protein sequence is MHIAQGLMKIMSVKKLTSAGCRVKIWIADWFAVMNNKLGGDLKKIRIIGEYHKEIFQAAGMNSEKNVEFLWSSDEINARGDEYWPLVMDIACRNSLAKIKRCMPIMGHSETDELSAAHILYVCMQCADPLFLQADICQLGMDQQTVNLLAREYCDETKRGNKPVILSHHMLPGLLQGQTKMCTSDPSSAIFMDDDEAEVNRKIRKKAFCLPKIVEGNKCLEYVKYIILPWFSEFTVERDEKFGGNKTFNNFEDIAADYESGRLHAKDLKDALSKALNKILQPFRDHFKTNNRAKNLLKQVETVLKQSYSNGSIQGDGGGSFRQRTFLICRFTDERRGREKIQYCEEYRRGMHTRG